The Flammeovirgaceae bacterium genome contains a region encoding:
- a CDS encoding outer membrane beta-barrel protein encodes MWSTILSWSQEVTCEQVLNQATEEFNSGRFYGVPGMLANCIRDGFTREQRQRAYLLLTQVYLLLDDPLAAENSYLQVLDANPEFATDPAVDPIDVVYLSKKFTASPIFSVYGRMGTNVSINRVIHEILPSSGPVPISTQYTIKPGIQVLGGIDWNYSEHLALSAEIGWTLTDFKRERFNVFERDQQIFFERANWVQLPVMIKYSFDRFYKSQVRKFLPQAFAGVSFSYMFSSKGELEIFNNNQGDNGLNTIIASSPKIDFLPYRNRLAASFIVGGAVKYKWKLDYLFADLRYAFGLTNLVTNTTTFAGRPMQEFGHVDDYFRLDNLSVSIGFIKPLYKPRKLKKAKTKTVLKSVKKIDNEE; translated from the coding sequence TTGTGGAGCACGATTCTTTCATGGTCTCAGGAAGTGACCTGCGAACAAGTGTTAAATCAGGCAACAGAAGAATTTAACTCCGGCAGGTTTTACGGAGTACCCGGTATGCTGGCCAACTGCATTCGCGATGGGTTTACCCGCGAACAACGGCAGCGGGCCTACCTGCTGCTTACCCAGGTTTACCTGTTGCTGGATGACCCACTGGCTGCAGAAAACAGTTACCTGCAGGTTCTTGATGCCAATCCTGAATTTGCTACTGACCCCGCTGTTGATCCTATTGATGTGGTTTACCTGAGTAAAAAATTTACGGCCTCACCCATTTTTTCGGTGTATGGCCGGATGGGCACTAACGTTTCGATAAACCGTGTTATTCATGAAATTTTGCCTTCCTCCGGCCCGGTACCAATCAGTACTCAATACACCATTAAGCCGGGGATCCAGGTTTTGGGTGGCATTGACTGGAATTATTCAGAGCACCTTGCGCTTTCGGCAGAAATCGGATGGACATTAACTGACTTTAAACGTGAACGATTTAATGTTTTCGAACGCGATCAGCAGATTTTCTTTGAGCGGGCAAATTGGGTTCAGCTACCGGTAATGATAAAATACTCCTTCGACAGGTTTTATAAATCGCAGGTGCGGAAATTTTTACCGCAGGCCTTTGCCGGAGTTTCTTTTAGCTATATGTTTTCTTCTAAAGGAGAACTTGAAATATTCAACAATAATCAGGGTGATAACGGACTGAATACTATTATAGCATCAAGCCCTAAGATTGATTTTCTCCCGTATCGCAACAGGCTTGCTGCCTCTTTTATCGTTGGTGGCGCTGTTAAATACAAATGGAAACTAGACTATCTGTTCGCGGATTTACGGTACGCTTTCGGGCTCACTAATTTAGTTACCAACACAACCACCTTTGCCGGCAGACCCATGCAGGAGTTCGGTCATGTGGATGACTATTTCAGATTGGATAACCTCTCCGTATCGATTGGTTTTATTAAACCGTTGTATAAACCTCGTAAGCTAAAAAAGGCGAAAACGAAAACCGTGCTTAAATCAGTAAAAAAAATTGATAATGAAGAGTAG
- a CDS encoding cyclic nucleotide-binding domain-containing protein, translating into MNILNRSLRITSQEQRQVVYMLATGFFMGVFIATYQVTADSLFLNRMGAYLDRAFLAAGVLGIVSTATFSFLQNYIRFSVLSLIVIGIIFSFTLSVYLLLNFGNPDWQRNVIFAMYCASGPMVALLMLSYWGTFGRLFNFRQSKNIIGWIDTGQLIAAIVASFLIPFTAFLVPETSDYLVVCSVSILLMGVLLAVIAAKFSLSKNDPGEFDAEVRRETSVRRMFSDRYILVMSVVLMVSMMAFVFNQYSFQQMVKEQYPDQRALTDFMAFFTAAVYGLSLIMQTFVNQRIIGNYGLRTSLYILPIVLAVFSIGSLITGAAFGFHKETSPAGFVYFFLFMAMSRLFNWTLRESLETPVLKLFFIPLDNRVRFSLQAKVEGLVNESSRFITGLVIFGLSLIPWFDVIHVSAMLTLLAGLYFLVINKLYTGYKHKIRVKLESPDLQQDKLEVGFAQITKRLEGLLTSSDNKKAVFSYKLLEKINASQTPVWVNNLIRNEDEAVKHYAQERMNEMKGLSVSDQYVIRLDPEKTNPSERNLLSITDLQMILDNEGDITKARIQRLARSANANDRQYAAELLLHTSSDDSISFLIELLNDPETKVRNTAIKSSIKKHNAEVINAVIDNMANPIFSNQAMNALVLMGTKTLPALETAFYKSGQSTHLMQRIIQAMGRIGGQRAKDLLWNKIDYPNKVIVSQVLLSLGECGFKAGISQVTRIKYAIENDIADLRWNLSAIQELGSSEYNKHIINSLKWEIQNDIEHIYMLLAMLYDTRSIQLVKENIESGTTEGITYAVELLDVFLSEQLKQRIIPVLDEISDEERIKRLDIFYPRVKLDARLVLKFIINRDFTQSNRWTKACVLFQIGNQRIEAFKLDLIAQLFNPDQLISEVAAFALWQIDEQEYEENSRRLGAARKKELDEIVLTDRLSRFSKVLFFMKVSVFEDVPGITLTYLADISREVSLSKDESMTLDETVNNDFFVVVKGEVDFYQRGTLSGIFKDGEFIGEMLAMPNFVSTNLIIAKTDVTLLKINKDQFYELLSDNVKLADRVIEFV; encoded by the coding sequence ATGAATATTCTAAATCGGTCTTTGCGGATTACAAGCCAGGAGCAACGCCAGGTTGTGTACATGCTGGCTACCGGATTTTTTATGGGTGTGTTTATTGCCACCTACCAGGTAACGGCCGATTCGCTTTTCCTGAACCGGATGGGTGCTTACCTGGATCGGGCCTTTCTGGCTGCCGGTGTGCTTGGAATTGTTTCAACTGCAACGTTTTCTTTTTTACAGAATTATATCCGATTCTCGGTGCTTTCATTGATTGTAATCGGGATTATTTTCAGTTTTACCCTTTCCGTATATCTATTGCTGAACTTCGGAAATCCCGATTGGCAGCGTAATGTAATTTTTGCAATGTACTGTGCCTCGGGCCCAATGGTAGCATTGCTAATGCTGAGTTACTGGGGCACCTTTGGCCGTTTGTTTAATTTCAGGCAATCCAAAAACATCATCGGATGGATAGACACCGGCCAGCTTATTGCTGCTATTGTGGCTTCTTTCCTCATTCCGTTTACAGCATTTCTTGTTCCGGAAACCAGCGATTACCTGGTGGTTTGTAGTGTTAGCATTTTACTGATGGGTGTTTTGCTGGCGGTTATTGCAGCTAAGTTTTCTTTATCAAAAAACGATCCAGGGGAGTTTGATGCTGAGGTAAGGCGTGAAACCAGTGTGCGCAGAATGTTTTCAGACCGGTATATACTGGTCATGTCGGTGGTGCTGATGGTTTCGATGATGGCCTTTGTGTTTAACCAGTACTCCTTTCAGCAAATGGTAAAGGAGCAATACCCTGACCAGCGCGCCCTTACCGACTTTATGGCCTTTTTTACAGCTGCTGTTTATGGTCTAAGTCTAATCATGCAAACATTTGTTAATCAGCGAATTATTGGTAACTACGGTTTGCGTACTTCGCTTTACATTTTACCGATTGTACTTGCCGTATTTTCAATAGGCTCACTGATAACCGGAGCCGCATTTGGGTTTCACAAGGAAACCTCACCGGCCGGGTTTGTCTATTTCTTTTTGTTTATGGCCATGAGTCGCCTGTTTAACTGGACTTTACGCGAATCACTCGAAACCCCGGTGCTTAAGTTGTTTTTTATACCACTTGACAACCGGGTGCGCTTTAGTCTTCAGGCAAAGGTGGAAGGGCTTGTAAATGAAAGTTCACGGTTTATTACCGGTCTTGTCATTTTCGGATTAAGCCTGATACCGTGGTTCGATGTTATCCACGTATCCGCTATGCTTACTTTACTGGCTGGTTTGTACTTTCTTGTCATTAACAAACTCTATACAGGGTATAAACATAAAATCAGGGTTAAACTTGAAAGTCCGGATTTGCAACAGGATAAACTCGAAGTTGGATTTGCGCAAATAACCAAACGCCTGGAAGGTTTACTGACTTCATCCGATAACAAAAAGGCGGTGTTCTCTTATAAGTTACTTGAGAAAATCAACGCCAGTCAAACCCCGGTTTGGGTAAATAACCTTATTCGGAACGAAGATGAAGCCGTTAAACATTACGCGCAGGAGCGGATGAATGAAATGAAGGGCCTGTCCGTATCCGATCAATATGTTATTCGCCTTGATCCGGAAAAAACAAACCCTTCCGAAAGAAACCTGCTCAGTATAACTGATCTGCAGATGATTCTCGATAACGAAGGCGATATTACAAAAGCCCGTATTCAGCGCCTGGCCCGGTCAGCCAATGCCAATGACAGGCAGTATGCTGCAGAATTATTGCTGCATACCTCCTCGGATGATTCTATCTCGTTCCTGATTGAACTTCTGAATGACCCGGAAACCAAGGTGAGGAATACCGCTATTAAGTCATCCATAAAAAAGCACAATGCCGAAGTGATTAATGCAGTTATTGATAATATGGCCAACCCTATTTTCAGTAATCAGGCGATGAATGCACTGGTGCTTATGGGTACAAAAACACTTCCGGCTTTGGAAACAGCTTTTTATAAAAGCGGACAGAGCACACACCTGATGCAACGCATCATCCAGGCGATGGGCCGTATTGGCGGCCAACGGGCTAAGGATTTACTATGGAATAAAATCGATTACCCCAATAAGGTTATTGTATCACAGGTGCTGCTATCGTTAGGCGAATGTGGATTTAAAGCCGGCATCTCGCAGGTTACCCGCATTAAGTATGCCATCGAAAATGATATTGCGGATTTACGGTGGAATCTGAGTGCTATACAGGAACTTGGGTCAAGTGAGTATAATAAGCACATAATCAATTCATTAAAATGGGAGATTCAAAATGATATTGAGCACATATATATGCTGTTGGCGATGCTCTATGACACCCGCTCAATTCAACTGGTGAAGGAAAATATTGAAAGTGGAACCACCGAAGGAATAACCTATGCAGTGGAATTGCTCGATGTATTTTTGTCTGAGCAACTCAAGCAGCGTATCATCCCGGTACTCGATGAAATTTCGGATGAAGAGCGTATTAAACGACTTGACATTTTTTATCCGCGGGTAAAGTTAGATGCACGTTTGGTATTGAAATTCATTATTAACCGCGACTTCACCCAGTCGAACCGGTGGACCAAGGCATGTGTGTTGTTTCAAATCGGTAATCAGCGCATCGAAGCGTTTAAGCTTGACCTGATTGCACAGTTGTTTAACCCGGATCAGCTAATTAGTGAAGTGGCTGCCTTCGCGCTTTGGCAGATTGATGAGCAGGAGTATGAAGAAAACTCCCGCAGGCTGGGTGCTGCCAGAAAAAAGGAACTTGACGAAATTGTACTGACGGACAGGTTGAGCCGGTTCAGTAAAGTTTTGTTTTTCATGAAAGTAAGCGTATTTGAGGATGTTCCCGGAATAACCCTGACTTATCTGGCCGATATTAGCCGGGAAGTTTCACTCAGTAAGGATGAATCGATGACCCTTGATGAAACCGTAAACAATGATTTTTTTGTTGTGGTAAAGGGCGAAGTTGATTTCTACCAAAGGGGTACTCTTTCGGGAATATTTAAAGATGGTGAATTTATAGGGGAGATGTTGGCTATGCCCAACTTTGTAAGTACTAACCTGATCATAGCCAAGACTGACGTAACTTTATTAAAAATCAACAAAGATCAGTTTTACGAGTTGCTGTCAGATAACGTAAAATTGGCCGACCGGGTAATTGAATTTGTATAA
- a CDS encoding OmpH family outer membrane protein has protein sequence MKNISLVLNIVLLVAVGVLYFLFFSGRIDSDQPSSSGEGPGSLSVAYINSDSVLKHYDYIKASAEILEAKKKKVEQDYRNRAESLQGEITAYQRNMNNMTIGQVRTLEEDLARKQQNLQLFEQRITQELVNDQAKLNEELYKRVTAFLKKYGEEKGLQMVFKLDPGSDILYGQGALDITNEVITGLNQEYLAEKEAAKKN, from the coding sequence ATGAAAAACATTTCGCTTGTGCTCAACATCGTGCTGCTGGTGGCAGTTGGTGTTTTGTATTTTCTTTTCTTTTCAGGCCGTATAGATTCCGATCAGCCATCCTCTTCAGGTGAGGGACCCGGTTCGCTTTCGGTGGCTTATATCAATTCCGATTCGGTGCTTAAGCATTACGATTACATCAAAGCTTCGGCTGAGATTCTTGAAGCAAAGAAGAAAAAAGTAGAACAAGATTATCGAAACCGTGCTGAAAGTCTGCAAGGTGAAATCACAGCCTACCAGCGTAACATGAACAACATGACCATTGGCCAGGTGCGTACCTTGGAAGAAGATCTGGCACGAAAACAACAAAACCTACAGTTGTTTGAACAACGCATAACCCAGGAGTTGGTGAACGATCAGGCTAAACTGAACGAAGAACTGTATAAACGTGTAACAGCTTTTTTAAAGAAATACGGAGAAGAAAAAGGTCTTCAAATGGTTTTTAAATTGGATCCGGGTAGCGATATCTTGTACGGACAAGGTGCATTGGATATTACCAATGAAGTTATTACCGGCCTTAACCAGGAATACCTCGCTGAGAAAGAGGCCGCCAAGAAAAATTAA
- a CDS encoding gamma carbonic anhydrase family protein — MAIIKSVRGFTPRFGANCFLADGAVIVGEVVMGDNCTVWFNAVVRGDVHSITIGNNTNIQDGAVLHCTYQRAKLVIGNNVSIAHNAVVHGCTVEDNVLIGMGAIIMDDALIGTNSVIAAGAVVLPGTRVEPGSVYAGVPAKRVKDISEDMLEAIRRTARNYPMYAEWFR, encoded by the coding sequence ATGGCTATTATAAAATCAGTACGAGGTTTTACCCCAAGATTCGGTGCGAATTGCTTTTTGGCCGATGGTGCGGTAATCGTGGGTGAGGTGGTAATGGGCGATAACTGCACGGTGTGGTTTAATGCCGTGGTGCGGGGCGATGTACATTCCATAACAATTGGTAACAACACCAACATCCAGGATGGAGCAGTGCTTCATTGTACCTATCAACGCGCTAAGCTGGTGATTGGAAATAATGTTTCGATTGCGCACAATGCCGTGGTGCATGGCTGCACAGTTGAAGATAATGTACTGATTGGCATGGGTGCCATTATTATGGATGATGCCCTTATCGGCACCAATTCGGTTATTGCAGCGGGTGCGGTAGTGTTGCCGGGCACACGGGTTGAGCCCGGCAGTGTGTATGCCGGGGTTCCGGCAAAACGGGTTAAAGATATTTCGGAGGATATGCTTGAAGCCATCAGGCGTACAGCCCGTAACTACCCGATGTATGCCGAGTGGTTCAGGTAG
- the miaB gene encoding tRNA (N6-isopentenyl adenosine(37)-C2)-methylthiotransferase MiaB, protein MRQLIEDISFVEGEVADQVKVLPGSGTGKGRKLYIESYGCQMNFSDSEIVASILRNEGFDTTSEPDQADVVFLNTCSIREKAEQTVRNRLTQINALKNKKPELLVGVLGCMAERLKTNLLEEEKIVDLVAGPDAYRDLPRLISQVDEGARAVNTFLSKEETYADIAPVRLNSNGVTAFISIMRGCDNMCSFCVVPFTRGRERSRDPQSIINEARTLFENGYREVTLLGQNVDSYKWSSEENNKGLLERKGIDSVINFAELLELVAQIHPDLRVRFSTSHPKDITDEVLHTMARYENICKYIHLPVQSGNSRILELMNRGYSREWYLQKINHIREILGEECGISSDMITGFCTETEADHQDTLNLMEEVVFDFAYMFHYSERPGTLAARKLADDVPIEVKKRRLNEIISKQNQHSLLRNRQAIGKVHKVLIEGESKRSADYLQGRNSANKVIVFPRENFKKGQYVHVGVHQCTAATLFGKVVS, encoded by the coding sequence ATGAGGCAATTAATTGAGGATATAAGTTTTGTTGAGGGCGAGGTAGCTGATCAGGTAAAAGTCCTGCCTGGTTCGGGCACCGGCAAAGGTCGGAAGCTGTATATCGAAAGCTACGGCTGCCAGATGAATTTTTCTGATAGTGAAATCGTAGCCTCCATCTTGCGCAACGAAGGATTTGATACCACTTCAGAACCGGACCAGGCCGATGTGGTCTTTCTGAATACTTGTTCGATTCGGGAAAAAGCGGAACAAACCGTACGCAACCGGCTGACACAGATTAATGCGCTTAAAAATAAAAAGCCTGAATTACTGGTGGGCGTGCTCGGCTGTATGGCCGAGCGTTTAAAAACCAACTTGCTGGAAGAAGAAAAAATTGTTGACCTGGTTGCCGGTCCGGATGCTTACCGCGATCTGCCAAGGCTCATCAGCCAGGTGGATGAAGGCGCACGGGCCGTGAACACGTTTTTATCAAAAGAAGAAACCTATGCCGACATTGCACCGGTACGGTTAAACTCAAACGGAGTTACCGCCTTTATCTCCATCATGCGGGGCTGCGATAACATGTGTTCATTCTGCGTTGTACCATTTACACGGGGCCGCGAACGCAGCCGCGATCCGCAGTCCATTATAAACGAAGCCCGGACATTATTTGAAAACGGTTACCGCGAGGTTACCCTGCTGGGCCAAAATGTTGACTCGTATAAATGGAGCTCCGAAGAAAATAACAAGGGCCTGTTGGAACGCAAAGGAATAGATTCGGTAATAAACTTTGCCGAGTTACTGGAACTGGTCGCCCAGATCCACCCCGACCTGCGGGTCCGGTTCTCAACATCGCACCCCAAAGACATTACCGATGAGGTGTTGCATACCATGGCCCGGTATGAGAATATCTGTAAATACATCCATTTGCCGGTTCAGAGTGGTAACTCACGCATCCTTGAACTGATGAACCGGGGCTATAGCCGCGAATGGTACCTGCAGAAAATCAACCACATCCGAGAAATACTGGGTGAAGAATGCGGCATTTCATCGGATATGATAACAGGCTTTTGTACAGAAACAGAAGCCGACCATCAGGATACACTTAACCTGATGGAGGAGGTGGTATTCGATTTTGCGTATATGTTTCATTATTCCGAACGCCCGGGCACGCTTGCAGCACGCAAACTGGCAGATGACGTACCCATTGAGGTAAAAAAGCGGAGGTTAAATGAAATTATAAGTAAACAGAATCAGCATTCGCTGTTGCGAAACCGGCAGGCAATTGGGAAAGTGCATAAGGTATTGATTGAAGGTGAATCGAAACGATCAGCCGACTACCTGCAAGGAAGAAACTCGGCTAACAAAGTAATTGTTTTCCCGAGAGAAAACTTTAAAAAAGGCCAGTATGTTCATGTAGGTGTACACCAGTGTACTGCTGCCACATTATTCGGTAAAGTTGTAAGCTGA
- a CDS encoding sigma-54-dependent Fis family transcriptional regulator gives MATQEAEIQSIKQRFGIIGNSPMLNHAVRVAMQVAPTDMSVLITGESGVGKEIFSKIIHHLSPRKHGQFIAINCGSIPEGTIDSELFGHEKGSFTGAHEARKGYFEVTNGGTIFLDEIGEMPLGTQARLLRVLENGEFIKVGSSKVQKTDVRVVAATNVNLMRNVEEGKFREDLYYRLSSVPIYVPPLRERGKDVELLFRKFATDFAEKYKVKPIVLTEDAKEALLKYRFPGNIRQLKNLVEQISVLSTDDKEVTAEKLAHYLPHENTLPALYRNGSAPAEAISERDILYKVLFDMKKDVVDLKRIVLDLVTRQGNAAQLVKENPGLFEGIHFTETKQPEEHIVLNLNPTKKDLHPEADVEVQDISHEAEDNSLSIEQKEKELIIKALRKNNNKRKYAARDLGISERTLYRKIKQYDLEE, from the coding sequence ATGGCTACGCAGGAAGCAGAAATTCAAAGCATTAAACAACGGTTCGGAATAATCGGCAATTCGCCTATGCTGAACCATGCCGTTCGGGTAGCCATGCAGGTAGCCCCCACGGATATGTCGGTACTGATTACCGGTGAGAGTGGCGTTGGCAAAGAGATCTTCTCCAAAATTATTCATCACCTGAGCCCGCGCAAACACGGCCAGTTTATTGCCATTAATTGCGGCTCTATACCGGAAGGAACCATTGACTCCGAGTTGTTCGGCCATGAGAAAGGATCGTTTACCGGGGCTCATGAAGCCCGTAAAGGATACTTTGAAGTAACCAACGGGGGTACCATCTTTCTGGATGAAATTGGCGAAATGCCATTAGGAACCCAAGCCCGATTACTGCGGGTGCTGGAGAATGGAGAATTCATCAAAGTCGGTTCGTCTAAAGTGCAGAAAACAGATGTACGGGTTGTAGCCGCCACCAACGTAAACCTGATGCGCAATGTGGAGGAAGGAAAATTCAGGGAGGATTTATACTACCGGCTTAGCAGCGTACCAATTTATGTTCCGCCCTTGCGCGAACGCGGTAAGGATGTTGAACTTTTATTCCGCAAGTTTGCTACCGATTTTGCCGAAAAGTATAAAGTAAAACCGATTGTACTAACCGAAGATGCCAAGGAAGCGCTGCTGAAGTATCGGTTCCCGGGCAATATCCGCCAGTTAAAAAACCTGGTTGAACAAATCTCCGTTCTGTCAACCGATGATAAGGAGGTTACAGCCGAAAAACTGGCGCATTACCTGCCTCATGAAAATACCCTGCCTGCTCTTTATCGTAACGGTTCTGCTCCGGCCGAAGCCATATCCGAACGAGACATCCTCTACAAGGTGTTGTTCGATATGAAGAAAGATGTGGTTGATTTAAAGCGAATTGTTCTTGATCTGGTTACCCGCCAGGGCAACGCAGCCCAGCTGGTTAAAGAAAACCCCGGACTATTTGAGGGCATCCACTTTACTGAAACCAAACAACCGGAGGAGCACATTGTACTGAACCTGAACCCCACTAAGAAAGACCTTCACCCGGAAGCCGATGTAGAAGTGCAGGATATCAGTCATGAAGCGGAAGACAATTCACTTTCAATTGAACAAAAAGAAAAAGAACTTATTATAAAAGCCCTTCGCAAAAACAACAATAAAAGAAAATATGCAGCGCGGGATTTAGGTATTTCGGAACGTACCCTCTACCGGAAAATAAAACAATATGACCTGGAGGAATAG
- a CDS encoding LptE family protein, translating to MTIQISSCGVYSFQGTTTNAKNISIQEFYNNTELAPANIGQVFTNRLKDYMIQNTNLNVVPENGQLQMEGIITGYSLTQIAPVASGDPSRGDLAASTRFTITVKVTYINSLDESMSFKDRSFSFYRDFSNDLNFADIEENLTRQIFDQLALDIFNASVANW from the coding sequence ATGACAATTCAGATTTCGTCCTGCGGAGTTTACTCCTTTCAGGGCACAACCACCAATGCAAAAAATATTTCGATACAGGAGTTTTACAACAACACCGAACTGGCACCGGCCAATATCGGGCAGGTATTCACCAACCGGTTAAAAGACTACATGATCCAAAACACCAATCTGAATGTGGTACCTGAAAACGGACAATTACAGATGGAGGGCATTATCACCGGTTATTCGCTAACCCAAATTGCGCCTGTTGCCAGTGGCGATCCGAGTCGGGGCGACCTGGCAGCTTCTACCCGGTTTACAATAACCGTAAAAGTTACGTACATCAATTCACTGGATGAATCCATGAGTTTTAAGGATAGATCATTTTCGTTTTACCGCGATTTCAGCAATGATTTGAATTTTGCCGACATCGAAGAAAACCTGACCCGTCAGATTTTTGATCAACTTGCACTTGACATCTTCAACGCATCGGTTGCCAATTGGTAA
- the secG gene encoding preprotein translocase subunit SecG — protein sequence MLTFIIGLILFSCVLLVLVILAQNAKGGGLTSQFGGSGATNIIGVKKTGDLLEKLTWGFAIAIMVLSLSTNFITPSSGSKGSDILDKAGEQAAPPSTEIPVTDSAGTN from the coding sequence ATGCTCACCTTTATTATCGGTTTAATCCTGTTTTCCTGTGTACTGCTTGTTCTGGTAATACTTGCTCAAAATGCCAAAGGCGGTGGGCTGACGAGCCAATTTGGTGGCTCCGGTGCAACCAACATTATAGGAGTTAAAAAGACCGGTGATTTACTTGAAAAGCTAACCTGGGGCTTTGCCATTGCCATCATGGTGCTTTCGCTTTCAACCAATTTTATTACCCCTTCATCAGGAAGCAAGGGCAGCGACATTCTGGATAAGGCCGGTGAACAGGCCGCACCACCCTCTACTGAAATTCCGGTAACAGATTCAGCCGGTACCAACTGA
- a CDS encoding co-chaperone GroES, whose translation MAKINFKPNEDRVLVEPAAAEEKTASGIIIPDTAKEKPQKGKIIAVGEGLKDKPVTVKVGDHVLYGKYAGTEITIDGKEYLIMRNSDIFGII comes from the coding sequence ATGGCAAAAATCAACTTTAAACCAAACGAGGACAGGGTTCTGGTAGAACCTGCTGCTGCGGAGGAAAAAACCGCATCCGGAATCATTATTCCTGATACGGCAAAAGAGAAACCCCAGAAAGGTAAAATCATTGCCGTAGGTGAAGGTCTGAAAGACAAGCCCGTAACCGTTAAGGTAGGCGACCATGTGCTCTATGGTAAGTATGCCGGCACCGAAATCACCATTGACGGTAAAGAGTACCTGATCATGAGGAACTCAGACATTTTCGGAATTATCTAA